From the genome of Suricata suricatta isolate VVHF042 chromosome 3, meerkat_22Aug2017_6uvM2_HiC, whole genome shotgun sequence, one region includes:
- the CFHR5 gene encoding complement factor H-related protein 5 — protein MLLLINAILILWISTVEGQVGHCDFPKINHGILYDEKKDTPVSSVPVGTTLYYSCEYNFASPSKSFWTRITCREEGWSPTPRCLRLCFFPSVENGHSESSGQTHLEGDTVQIVCDVGYSLPDDTDVITCLEGGWSSPPKCSSTNIRCLVPFLEANINAYPKQEKYTTGDVLKFFCRHGLTRVGPDSVQCYHFGWSPNFPTCKEQVQSCGQPPQLPNGTIKQTRKEEYGHGEMVEYDCNPNFLMMGTKNIQCIDGEWTNLPTCVEQVKTCGYVPQLENGYAQFSLPPYRFGVSVELNCSSGYTMIGNNAITCIDGMWTELPKCVATDQLKSCRRPRFYSGELISLKMLEYNHNARINYRCLGKTAHMQISCINGKWYPEPNCRSKERPLCPPPPQIPNAQSMLTTVNYQDGEKVAVLCKEKYLLHGGKEIMCKNGQWQSLPQCIESTQYCGSPPPISNGDITSFPLTVYPPGSKVQYHCQSLYELRGSIYITCRNGQWSEPPKCIDACVISEDNMNKYNVRLRGKYTNKLYVKTGDFVEFECKQPHKAKTSVQSFRAICQEGEVEYPRCE, from the exons tggGACATTGTGATTTTCCAAAAATCAACCACGGAATTCTATATGATGAAAAGAAAGATACGCCCGTTTCCTCAGTTCCTGTTGGGACAACTTTATATTATTCTTGTGAATATAATTTTGCATCTCCTTCAAAATCCTTTTGGACCCGCATAACGTGCAGGGAAGAAGGATGGTCAccgacacccaggtgcctca GgctgtgtttctttccttctgtggAAAACGGCCATTCTGAGTCTTCAGGACAAACACACCTGGAAGGGGACACCGTACAAATTGTCTGCGATGTCGGCTACAGCCTTCCTGACGATACTGATGTCATTACGTGTTTGGAAGGCGGCTGGTCCTCTCCTCCCAAATGCAGCTCCACCA atatacgATGTCTTGTTCCATTTTTAGAAGCTAATATAAATGCTTatccaaaacaagaaaaatacacaaCTGGAGATGTGTTGAAATTTTTCTGCAGACATGGACTTACAAGAGTTGGACCAGATTCAGTTCAATGCTATCATTTTGGATGGTCACCTAATTTTCCAACATGTAAAg AGCAAGTACAGTCATGTGGTCAACCTCCTCAACTCCCCAATGGTACCATaaaacagacaaggaaagaagaatATGGACACGGTGAAATGGTGGAATATGATTGTAATCCCAATTTCCTAATGATGGGGACTAAGAATATACAGTGCATCGATGGAGAATGGACAAATCTGCCTACTTGCGTTG AACAGGTCAAAACATGTGGATATGTACCTCAACTTGAGAATGGCTATGCCcagttctctctgcctccctatCGATTTGGTGTTTCTGTGGAACTGAATTGCAGCAGTGGATATACGATGATTGGAAATAATGCAATTACTTGTATTGATGGAATGTGGACTGAACTTCCTAAGTGTGTTG caACAGACCAACTTAAGAGTTGCAGAAGACCAAGGTTTTATTCAGGAGAACTGATAAGTCTAAAAATGCTTGAATATAATCATAATGCCAGAATAAATTACAGATGCTTGGGGAAGACCGCACACATGCAAATATCCTGCATAAATGGGAAGTGGTATCCTGAACCAAACTGCAGAA GCAAAGAGAGACCACTCTGCCCACCTCCACCTCAGATACCTAATGCTCAGAGTATGCTAACCACAGTGAATTATCAGGATGGAGAGAAAGTAGCTGTTCTCTGCAAAGAAAAGTATCTACTTCATGGAGGGAAAGAAATCATGTGTAAAAATGGACAATGGCAGTCATTACCACAGTGTATTG aGTCTACGCAATATTGTGGTTCCCCTCCACCTATTAGCAATGGAGATATCACCTCATTCCCATTAACAGTATATCCACCAGGATCAAAAGTCCAGTACCATTGCCAGTCTTTGTATGAACTTCGGGGCTCCATATATATCACATGCAGAAATGGACAGTGGTCGGAACCACCAAAATGCATAG ATGCATGTGTAATATCTGAAGATAACATGAACAAATATAATGTACGGTTAAGAGGGAAGTACACCAACAAACTTTATGTAAAAACAGGGGATTTTGTTGAATTTGAATGTAAACAGCCACATAAAGCAAAGACATCAGTACAATCATTTCGGGCAATCTGTCAGGAAGGGGAAGTTGAATATCCCAGATGTGAATGA